In Alteromonas naphthalenivorans, one DNA window encodes the following:
- a CDS encoding 6-pyruvoyl trahydropterin synthase family protein has translation MQLFVNDLTVMDFSYLCPKRGMVGESWIVDVILTGELNEESMVQDFGIVKKDLKRLIDEYVDHKLLVPAEYAGATVIHDDVNEQVEVRFTCEDSREIMLRCPAEAYAFLYSDVVTMESVSVYLKEVLATHLPENVDNITLKLRTEVIESPFYHYTHGLKKHDGNCQRIAHGHRSRIDIYLDGKISEQEQAYWANRWDDIYIATTEDEIAYEDRKITGSVATPSDYFSFAYESSQGYFELLIPKADCEVITTDSTVECLAQYLLVEQKKRTPNNHCQVVAYEGVGKGAMVSD, from the coding sequence ATGCAACTATTTGTAAACGATTTGACAGTAATGGACTTTTCTTACCTTTGCCCTAAGCGCGGTATGGTAGGTGAAAGCTGGATTGTCGATGTAATCCTAACCGGTGAACTTAACGAAGAAAGTATGGTTCAGGATTTTGGTATTGTTAAAAAAGACCTTAAGCGACTGATTGATGAATATGTCGATCATAAATTGCTTGTGCCAGCAGAATATGCGGGCGCAACAGTTATCCATGACGACGTGAATGAACAGGTTGAAGTGCGCTTTACTTGTGAAGACAGCCGAGAAATCATGCTTCGCTGCCCAGCAGAAGCTTATGCGTTTTTGTATTCAGATGTAGTTACCATGGAATCGGTGAGCGTTTATTTAAAAGAGGTGCTTGCCACCCATTTACCCGAAAACGTTGATAACATTACATTAAAGCTGCGTACCGAGGTGATAGAGTCTCCGTTTTATCATTATACCCACGGGTTAAAAAAGCATGACGGAAACTGTCAGCGTATAGCGCATGGTCATCGCTCTCGTATTGATATTTACCTCGATGGTAAAATAAGCGAACAAGAACAAGCCTATTGGGCGAACCGTTGGGACGATATCTATATCGCCACTACGGAAGATGAAATAGCGTATGAAGATCGCAAAATAACCGGTTCAGTCGCTACCCCTAGCGATTATTTCTCGTTTGCTTACGAATCATCACAAGGCTATTTTGAGTTACTTATTCCTAAGGCCGATTGTGAAGTGATCACTACAGATTCAACGGTGGAATGTTTAGCTCAGTACTTGTTAGTTGAGCAAAAGAAACGCACTCCCAACAATCATTGCCAAGTAGTGGCGTATGAAGGTGTGGGTAAAGGCGCCATGGTGTCTGACTAA
- a CDS encoding DUF1414 domain-containing protein, which translates to MPQNSRYTNAEFETLMNKVILTLEENDAGRDLSLMVLGNVITHILQTQVSPDKREAMADQFANVLKKSVQG; encoded by the coding sequence GTGCCCCAGAACAGTCGTTATACCAATGCTGAATTTGAAACCTTAATGAATAAAGTCATTCTAACCCTCGAAGAAAACGATGCGGGGAGAGATTTATCGCTAATGGTATTAGGTAATGTGATTACCCATATTTTACAGACTCAGGTTAGTCCTGACAAACGCGAAGCCATGGCAGATCAGTTTGCTAATGTGCTCAAGAAGAGTGTTCAAGGTTAA
- a CDS encoding response regulator: protein MPIAKLNVSSFGSGVELKSALRKQHFELIIMDYHLGQGRTGVEWVQSLKESGFIRPSTGLIFLTSDRSPQTIGRIMDLQPDALLIKPYTIASLSRQIKHYLSYRKYIEPVLREMDNKQRPSAITLLRKKLREGVPPRLASDVGKLYAKLLFENEDILHAMRVYDDVLTRSDKVLWAQWGKIRCQYAAGLWPDCQDELSGMVTSTLARDSAFEWLASLSFEQKSYEQVETYLSQIKFSDLSLPAARLKSLAYQKQDKVVEAIDLLQKKRAMHRSARDRFNDFTFELAEFYLLLAEEAPSTNREESLSQARKLVGLAGRSQSDRQVLQKRDYLLAFSAILESEDQKAAHLLESDYMDDYLRTEPSMLVIAAKVHHGLGEEGKASQLLALAKQKNAELQIISEQVANDDLIFSGGERLGLNHDQAVMLNETGTQLFMNKQYLPAMKHFYDALNLSPETAAFGLNLLQCMIESDTAVYRKYGIRKLLRVIADMALSDSNHHRLTQLNLTAQANAEKLIAPAINEDNKHH from the coding sequence CTGCCCATTGCAAAATTAAACGTGAGCAGTTTTGGTTCAGGTGTAGAACTTAAATCGGCGTTACGTAAGCAGCATTTCGAACTCATCATTATGGACTACCACTTAGGCCAAGGAAGAACAGGAGTGGAATGGGTGCAAAGCCTTAAAGAATCAGGTTTTATTCGCCCTAGCACCGGCCTTATTTTTCTTACCTCCGATCGTTCTCCGCAAACCATCGGCCGCATAATGGATTTGCAACCTGATGCGTTGCTTATAAAACCTTACACGATTGCCTCGTTGTCTCGTCAAATTAAGCACTATTTGAGCTATCGCAAGTATATTGAGCCCGTGTTACGGGAAATGGATAACAAACAACGCCCTTCTGCTATCACACTGTTACGTAAAAAATTGCGAGAAGGCGTACCACCAAGGCTAGCGTCTGATGTAGGTAAACTTTACGCCAAACTCTTGTTTGAAAACGAAGATATTTTACATGCGATGCGTGTATATGATGATGTACTCACGCGTTCAGATAAAGTACTTTGGGCACAGTGGGGCAAAATTAGGTGCCAATATGCGGCGGGACTATGGCCCGATTGCCAAGACGAACTTAGTGGTATGGTAACTTCAACCCTAGCGCGAGACAGCGCGTTTGAATGGCTTGCCTCTCTATCTTTTGAGCAAAAGTCGTATGAGCAAGTAGAGACCTATTTAAGCCAGATAAAGTTCAGCGATCTTAGTTTACCCGCTGCTAGGTTAAAATCTCTCGCGTATCAAAAACAGGACAAGGTGGTAGAGGCTATAGATCTGCTCCAAAAAAAGCGCGCTATGCATCGAAGTGCCAGAGACAGATTTAACGATTTCACCTTCGAATTGGCGGAGTTTTACTTATTGCTAGCAGAAGAAGCGCCTAGTACCAATCGAGAAGAAAGCTTAAGCCAAGCTCGTAAGTTAGTTGGCTTGGCAGGTCGCAGTCAAAGTGATCGCCAAGTATTGCAAAAAAGAGACTACCTACTGGCCTTTTCAGCCATTTTAGAAAGCGAAGATCAAAAAGCCGCTCACTTACTTGAAAGTGACTACATGGATGATTACTTGCGTACCGAGCCTTCGATGCTAGTGATTGCCGCAAAAGTACATCATGGTTTGGGCGAGGAAGGTAAAGCTAGCCAATTACTTGCCCTTGCAAAGCAGAAGAATGCCGAGCTGCAGATCATCTCAGAGCAGGTTGCTAACGACGATCTTATTTTTAGTGGTGGTGAGCGCCTGGGCCTTAATCATGACCAGGCAGTTATGCTAAATGAAACCGGTACACAGTTGTTTATGAACAAACAATACTTGCCGGCAATGAAACATTTCTATGATGCATTGAATTTATCGCCAGAAACGGCAGCATTCGGGCTTAATTTATTGCAGTGCATGATTGAATCAGACACCGCCGTTTATCGCAAATACGGAATTCGCAAACTGCTTCGTGTTATTGCTGATATGGCACTTTCAGATAGTAATCATCATAGGCTCACCCAATTAAACCTAACGGCCCAAGCTAATGCAGAAAAGCTAATAGCCCCTGCTATCAACGAAGACAACAAGCACCATTAA
- a CDS encoding D-glycero-alpha-D-manno-heptose-1,7-bisphosphate 7-phosphatase, with the protein MGSHTVKALFLDRDGIVNVDHGYVGRYEDFEYVDGIFSLITRFENAGYKIIIVTNQSGIARGLYSEDDFKALMSAVQQDFYQAGIGEVSVYFCPHHPEHGIGTYKKQCVCRKPNPGMLIQAAEDHSISLPLSIMIGDSWRDIQAGQEVNLSHCYYVSSKAPPPNAELENVTQVTSLNDIPVPSSV; encoded by the coding sequence ATGGGTTCACACACTGTTAAAGCCTTATTTTTAGACCGTGATGGCATTGTAAATGTCGACCATGGTTATGTGGGCCGGTACGAAGATTTTGAATATGTAGACGGCATATTCTCGCTAATAACGCGTTTTGAAAATGCGGGCTATAAAATTATCATCGTTACCAATCAGTCGGGCATTGCACGAGGCTTGTATTCTGAAGATGATTTTAAGGCATTGATGAGCGCGGTTCAGCAAGACTTTTACCAAGCCGGAATTGGTGAAGTGTCTGTGTATTTTTGTCCTCATCATCCAGAACACGGCATTGGGACATACAAAAAGCAGTGTGTGTGCCGCAAACCTAATCCAGGCATGTTAATACAGGCCGCAGAAGACCATTCTATTTCACTACCTTTAAGTATCATGATTGGTGACAGTTGGCGAGATATACAAGCAGGGCAAGAAGTCAATTTGTCTCACTGTTATTATGTTTCCAGCAAAGCCCCACCGCCCAATGCTGAATTAGAAAATGTCACACAAGTCACCTCTTTGAACGATATACCTGTTCCCAGTAGCGTATAG
- a CDS encoding enoyl-CoA hydratase/isomerase family protein: protein MEHTKSVVIVEEIPTQSGHTIGVLTLNKPKALNALDLEMASLLLDALQAWENRSDLVCVVLKAAGEKAFCAGGDIVSMYNAMLESNGEIPDFLASFFRTEYTLDYTIHHYAKPIIVWGSGIVMGGGMGLICGASHRVVTETSRLAMPEITIGLYPDVGGSYFLPRLPGKTGLFLGLTGVQMNGADACYVELADVLVASDQQPAMFDALQSFSWKLDDKSESLNGQVTTILNGLNTPENELVANVESHRAVIEKWCEPDNVTDVVNNLLSADVSEDKWLSRAQSTLAKGSPITAHLVFEECKRGAKLSLADCFRMEAIMSCRCGQHGEFQEGVRALLIEKDLSPKWKYKRVEDVPEEVVASFFDSPWTNETHPLADL, encoded by the coding sequence GTGGAACATACAAAATCTGTAGTGATTGTTGAAGAAATCCCAACACAGTCAGGGCATACGATTGGCGTGCTTACCCTAAATAAGCCAAAAGCCCTAAATGCGTTAGATTTAGAAATGGCGAGTTTGTTATTAGACGCACTTCAAGCATGGGAAAATAGAAGCGATCTTGTTTGTGTCGTATTAAAAGCGGCAGGGGAAAAAGCATTTTGTGCCGGTGGCGATATTGTCTCTATGTACAATGCAATGCTTGAATCGAATGGCGAAATTCCTGATTTTCTAGCCTCTTTTTTCCGTACTGAATATACACTCGATTATACAATTCATCATTACGCCAAACCCATTATTGTGTGGGGCTCTGGTATCGTTATGGGCGGTGGAATGGGGTTAATATGTGGTGCAAGCCATCGCGTGGTCACCGAAACGTCACGTCTTGCTATGCCTGAAATAACCATTGGGTTATATCCTGATGTAGGAGGCAGCTATTTTCTGCCACGCTTACCAGGCAAAACTGGCCTTTTCTTAGGACTAACCGGTGTACAAATGAATGGGGCAGACGCCTGTTACGTAGAATTAGCTGATGTATTAGTGGCGTCTGATCAACAGCCCGCCATGTTTGATGCACTGCAAAGCTTCTCGTGGAAACTTGATGATAAATCTGAGTCACTTAACGGGCAAGTTACCACTATTTTAAACGGCCTTAACACGCCAGAAAATGAGCTTGTAGCAAATGTAGAATCTCACCGAGCCGTTATCGAGAAGTGGTGTGAACCCGATAATGTAACTGATGTGGTGAATAATTTATTATCAGCAGATGTAAGCGAAGATAAGTGGTTAAGCCGGGCACAATCTACATTGGCTAAAGGGTCGCCTATAACGGCGCATTTAGTATTTGAAGAGTGCAAACGTGGCGCCAAACTATCTTTGGCTGATTGCTTTCGTATGGAAGCTATTATGTCTTGTCGCTGTGGTCAACACGGAGAGTTTCAGGAAGGCGTACGTGCATTGCTAATAGAAAAAGATTTATCGCCTAAATGGAAGTACAAGAGAGTGGAAGATGTGCCAGAAGAGGTGGTTGCATCCTTCTTTGACTCACCCTGGACCAATGAAACCCATCCATTGGCTGATTTATAG
- a CDS encoding acyl-CoA dehydrogenase family protein: protein MNFDLSDDQLAFEETARQFAMQEFAPHAAQWDRDHHFPVEAIKKAGELGFCGLYTPESEGGLGLSRLDASIIFEQLSMGCTTTTAMLTIHNMATWMIATWGQEATKKQWCEVLVSGEKLASYCLTEPGAGSDAASLKTKATPVDNGYVLNGAKVFISGAGSTDVLVVMARTGGDGPKGISAFAVPADADGIIYGKAEEKMGWNAQPTRMITFDNVKIDASCRLGDEGQGFKMAMQGVDGGRINIATCSIGTAQQALNVARQYLTEREQFGNPIATFQALQFKLADMATELVAARQMVRMAASKLDSKHADSSTYCAMAKRFATDVGFKVCNDALQLHGGYGYIKEYPLERHVRDVRVHQILEGTNEIMRVIIGRRLLSDENSVL from the coding sequence ATGAATTTCGACCTTTCAGATGATCAACTCGCCTTTGAAGAAACCGCCCGTCAATTTGCGATGCAGGAATTTGCCCCCCATGCAGCTCAATGGGACAGAGACCATCACTTTCCCGTTGAGGCCATTAAAAAAGCGGGTGAACTAGGTTTTTGTGGTTTATATACCCCCGAATCAGAAGGCGGGCTGGGATTATCGCGCCTTGATGCATCTATTATTTTTGAGCAGCTTTCCATGGGGTGCACTACCACCACTGCCATGTTGACCATTCACAACATGGCCACGTGGATGATTGCTACTTGGGGCCAAGAAGCGACTAAAAAGCAATGGTGTGAAGTACTTGTATCAGGGGAAAAACTGGCTTCTTATTGCTTAACCGAGCCCGGTGCTGGCTCAGATGCTGCTTCATTGAAAACTAAAGCTACGCCGGTAGATAATGGCTATGTGCTCAACGGCGCAAAAGTGTTTATATCGGGCGCAGGAAGTACCGACGTGCTTGTGGTAATGGCTAGAACCGGTGGTGACGGCCCAAAAGGGATCAGTGCGTTTGCAGTTCCCGCTGATGCCGACGGTATTATTTATGGCAAAGCGGAAGAGAAAATGGGCTGGAATGCCCAGCCAACCAGAATGATCACTTTCGACAATGTAAAGATTGATGCGTCGTGTCGTTTAGGTGATGAAGGCCAAGGCTTTAAAATGGCTATGCAGGGGGTAGATGGTGGGAGAATTAATATAGCAACATGCTCCATAGGAACGGCGCAACAAGCGCTTAATGTGGCCAGGCAGTATCTCACTGAGCGCGAGCAATTTGGAAACCCCATTGCTACTTTCCAAGCGTTGCAATTTAAATTAGCAGATATGGCAACTGAATTGGTTGCTGCCCGTCAAATGGTGAGAATGGCAGCCAGTAAACTTGATAGTAAACATGCCGATAGCAGTACCTATTGCGCAATGGCGAAACGATTCGCTACAGATGTGGGTTTTAAGGTGTGTAACGACGCGTTACAGTTGCATGGTGGATACGGCTATATCAAAGAGTATCCGTTAGAGCGTCACGTAAGAGATGTGCGGGTACATCAAATATTGGAAGGCACAAACGAAATTATGCGAGTTATCATCGGAAGGCGCTTGCTAAGCGATGAAAATAGCGTTCTGTGA
- a CDS encoding M23 family metallopeptidase, which yields MSSRVKGVESVQSSVINSLKVAARSAGMSVLLLLGGSLTAVHAQQDGITLNGTLTQGSLIRGQVAPDAIVTLDGETLALNSEGKFVFGFPRDASLSHTLNVELPDGTTLVRDITLTKREYNIQRIDGLDSKMVTPPKAVLERIRQDNVNVSIARSKVTDADALFTRFEWPAKGPITGVYGSQRVLNGVPKWPHFGVDVGGPTGAPVTAPVEGTVTLAEDLYYSGNTLILDHGMGVFSTFLHLDSITVKVGDTVAQGEQIGTIGATGRATGPHLDWRINLGKMRLDPQTVVSGTPE from the coding sequence ATGAGTTCTAGGGTTAAGGGTGTAGAGTCTGTCCAATCTAGTGTGATTAACTCACTAAAAGTCGCAGCACGTTCTGCTGGCATGTCAGTCTTACTATTGTTGGGTGGTAGTTTAACTGCTGTTCACGCGCAGCAAGATGGGATAACGCTAAATGGTACCCTAACACAAGGGAGTTTGATAAGAGGGCAAGTTGCCCCTGATGCAATTGTTACCCTTGATGGAGAAACATTAGCGCTTAATAGCGAAGGAAAATTCGTGTTTGGTTTTCCTCGTGATGCAAGCCTTTCTCACACGCTTAATGTTGAACTTCCCGATGGCACCACATTAGTACGGGATATTACCCTCACTAAACGTGAATACAACATTCAACGTATAGATGGGCTTGATTCTAAGATGGTGACACCGCCAAAAGCCGTGCTTGAAAGAATTAGGCAAGACAACGTTAATGTGTCGATTGCACGAAGTAAAGTAACCGATGCCGACGCATTGTTTACCCGATTTGAGTGGCCAGCAAAAGGGCCGATAACCGGCGTATACGGAAGCCAGCGTGTATTGAATGGTGTGCCAAAATGGCCACACTTTGGCGTTGATGTAGGTGGGCCAACAGGCGCGCCAGTTACCGCGCCCGTTGAAGGCACAGTAACCTTGGCAGAAGATTTATATTATTCAGGTAATACGTTAATTCTTGACCATGGAATGGGCGTCTTTTCTACTTTCCTTCACTTAGACTCTATCACTGTGAAAGTTGGCGATACGGTAGCGCAAGGCGAGCAGATTGGCACCATTGGCGCTACGGGTAGAGCAACGGGGCCACACCTAGATTGGCGAATTAACTTAGGCAAGATGCGTCTCGACCCACAGACGGTAGTGTCGGGAACCCCAGAATAG
- a CDS encoding DUF3413 domain-containing protein: MILAESPRRQRVTKLVNWGHWFALANIIIAIVIASIFVFSSPMPGTGVGTLYLLTNWLGHIGFMTFFGFVIFILPLCYLATNPRAIKASASIIAAVGLALLAFDALLFNRTGFHISFHAADLLKTEAQTQISEFYWQQWAYLFMLFLVWLGFQLVLANAIWKRVERFSQHKIGVPVASFFVVCFVTSHAVHVWADAELYQPIIKQDNMFPLSYPATAKTTMSRYGLLDLAAYEERKQLQFNTDIHNINYPAEPVYCSIDSGMNMTVIVQIDDAPISGIDTLGLNALENYHSTASSLRGLITTTLFGVPEIYQDSLSQKRPVLLALPVGLGMPVSTHFDESLPDDLFKSYRQPLSNNHNGLHIAFLPASVIEGYVTQDMLQSNKVMIATGYGNESSQGMLYSNMSLSADIASTEDLAPTIMNALGCAAPTTFYSTGQNLLNPSRKWLVSTSGERIVVFHNGKRTDVLSNGSYEITEVATGKRSNAPLNVDLLSQAIKHLSRFSNQN, translated from the coding sequence ATGATTTTAGCCGAATCTCCTCGCCGCCAGCGAGTGACGAAACTAGTTAATTGGGGCCATTGGTTCGCGCTAGCGAATATAATAATAGCCATTGTTATTGCATCAATTTTTGTTTTTTCTTCACCCATGCCAGGCACGGGCGTGGGCACGCTTTATTTACTGACCAATTGGTTGGGCCATATTGGCTTCATGACCTTTTTTGGCTTTGTCATTTTTATTTTGCCTTTATGCTATTTAGCCACCAATCCAAGGGCAATTAAAGCCAGTGCGTCTATTATTGCAGCGGTTGGGCTTGCTTTGTTAGCATTCGATGCGTTGTTATTTAATCGCACCGGTTTTCATATCAGCTTTCACGCTGCCGACTTGCTTAAAACCGAAGCACAAACACAAATAAGTGAGTTCTACTGGCAACAGTGGGCCTATTTATTCATGCTGTTTTTAGTGTGGCTAGGCTTTCAGCTTGTGCTTGCCAATGCTATATGGAAAAGAGTTGAGCGCTTTTCACAGCATAAAATTGGCGTACCGGTAGCCAGCTTTTTCGTGGTGTGCTTTGTCACCAGCCATGCGGTGCATGTATGGGCCGATGCCGAACTGTATCAGCCTATCATCAAGCAAGATAATATGTTCCCGCTGTCGTATCCGGCTACCGCTAAAACGACTATGTCCCGTTATGGATTGCTTGATTTGGCCGCTTATGAAGAGCGTAAACAGCTGCAGTTTAATACTGATATTCATAATATTAACTATCCTGCGGAACCGGTTTATTGCTCTATAGATTCCGGTATGAATATGACAGTGATAGTGCAGATTGATGATGCCCCTATTTCTGGTATCGACACACTTGGGCTTAATGCGTTAGAAAACTATCATTCTACCGCCAGTAGTTTACGAGGGTTGATTACTACCACCTTGTTTGGTGTGCCAGAAATTTATCAAGACTCATTAAGCCAAAAACGCCCTGTGCTGCTTGCCTTGCCAGTTGGCCTAGGAATGCCTGTCTCTACTCATTTTGATGAAAGTTTGCCTGACGATTTGTTTAAAAGTTATCGCCAGCCCCTTTCAAACAATCACAATGGCTTACACATAGCATTTTTACCTGCATCTGTGATTGAGGGCTATGTAACGCAAGATATGCTGCAGTCCAATAAGGTGATGATTGCAACCGGTTACGGCAATGAGAGTTCACAAGGCATGCTGTACAGTAACATGTCGCTAAGTGCTGATATTGCCAGCACTGAAGATCTGGCGCCAACGATTATGAATGCCCTTGGATGCGCAGCTCCTACTACCTTCTACTCTACCGGTCAAAACTTGTTGAACCCTAGTCGTAAATGGCTAGTAAGTACCTCTGGTGAGCGTATTGTGGTGTTCCATAATGGAAAACGTACTGATGTGTTAAGCAACGGCAGTTACGAAATTACTGAGGTTGCTACAGGCAAGCGCAGCAATGCCCCGCTTAATGTTGATTTATTAAGCCAAGCCATCAAACACTTATCTCGGTTTTCTAATCAAAACTAA
- the yejK gene encoding nucleoid-associated protein YejK, translated as MSALIHHFVVHRLVVNNEDKIEAIPRDNCLAVTPEIELLAHQINHSFNAKPGKGVGHFVLQSNEENTDNVAEFSEGLKNYLAQKKAGGDNLEEEFHSFSLSATKRLVKTLIDTGTVETGFLIFCQYEFLATQYLMIALLNTRSHVEVTNSLDLSAREHLDLARMQLAVRIDLTQWDIQPEQQRYVSFIKGRMGRKVSDFFMQFVGCEELVDVKQQNKQLISSVDAYLASESLDPQEQHQHREEVKTYFKEKIDAGESLSVDELANRLPSNEETSSNFSSFTQSMEVPLEKEIQPDPAALKQLAKFTGQGGGVSVSFERKLMGDRVFYDPATDTLTIRGIPPNLKDQLNRQSSMD; from the coding sequence ATGAGTGCACTGATTCATCACTTTGTTGTACACCGTTTAGTCGTTAATAACGAGGATAAAATAGAAGCTATCCCTCGTGACAATTGTTTGGCAGTAACGCCAGAAATTGAGCTTCTCGCACATCAGATTAACCACAGCTTTAATGCCAAGCCAGGCAAAGGGGTTGGTCACTTTGTTTTGCAAAGCAATGAAGAAAACACTGATAACGTAGCAGAATTTTCAGAAGGTCTAAAAAACTACCTAGCGCAGAAAAAAGCGGGCGGCGACAATTTAGAAGAAGAATTTCATAGCTTTTCGTTATCAGCCACTAAGCGATTAGTGAAAACGTTAATAGATACGGGCACAGTAGAAACAGGGTTTCTTATTTTTTGCCAATACGAGTTCTTGGCTACCCAATATTTAATGATTGCATTGCTAAATACGCGCTCTCACGTTGAAGTAACCAATTCACTGGATCTGTCTGCACGAGAGCATCTAGATTTGGCGCGCATGCAACTCGCGGTTCGCATCGACTTAACCCAATGGGATATACAACCAGAACAGCAACGTTACGTCAGCTTTATAAAAGGTCGTATGGGTCGTAAGGTTTCTGACTTCTTTATGCAATTCGTTGGCTGCGAAGAGCTGGTTGATGTAAAGCAGCAAAATAAGCAGCTAATTTCATCGGTAGATGCCTATTTGGCCAGTGAGTCGTTAGACCCGCAAGAGCAACACCAGCACCGTGAAGAAGTGAAAACGTATTTCAAAGAAAAAATAGACGCAGGCGAAAGCTTATCGGTAGATGAGTTGGCGAATAGGCTGCCTTCAAACGAAGAAACTAGCAGCAACTTTTCTTCATTTACTCAGTCTATGGAAGTACCGCTTGAAAAAGAAATTCAGCCAGATCCCGCTGCGCTAAAACAACTCGCGAAATTTACGGGGCAGGGCGGCGGTGTATCGGTAAGCTTCGAGCGCAAATTGATGGGCGATCGGGTATTTTACGACCCTGCCACCGATACCTTAACGATTCGTGGTATACCACCTAATTTAAAAGATCAGCTTAATCGCCAATCTTCTATGGACTAA
- a CDS encoding putative RNA methyltransferase: MWQCPLCRRPIDISASVIQCSNNHSFDKAKAGYVNLLPVQFKNSKSPGDDKSMVRARREFHDLNGYGPLKQRMTDIVAQYYTDTRKRENASINGKEELAIYDAGCGEGSYLNALVTGLEAHGINTSGSGSDIAKIAVELAAKAYKSQQFVVASSFDLPIESNTQDVVIQVFAPGSSEEYARVLKAGGLLLTVDPAPMHLFELKSLVYDNPAKHAVEKEQRVGFEQTLDETVNYPLHFDNDEQKIALIKMTPYYWRLPPDRLAVIVEKLNHVTVDFRVQAWLKMPETA; the protein is encoded by the coding sequence ATGTGGCAATGCCCACTTTGCCGAAGGCCAATCGATATTAGCGCCTCGGTCATCCAATGCAGCAATAACCATAGTTTTGACAAAGCGAAAGCAGGCTACGTTAACCTTCTTCCCGTCCAATTTAAAAACTCTAAGTCACCTGGTGACGACAAAAGTATGGTTCGCGCTCGAAGAGAGTTCCACGACCTCAATGGTTATGGGCCGTTAAAGCAACGCATGACCGATATAGTGGCACAGTATTACACCGATACACGCAAGCGTGAAAATGCCAGTATCAATGGGAAAGAAGAGCTTGCAATCTACGATGCAGGGTGCGGGGAAGGGAGTTATTTGAACGCCCTAGTAACCGGTTTAGAAGCCCACGGTATTAATACTTCTGGCAGTGGTAGTGATATTGCGAAAATTGCGGTGGAATTAGCAGCGAAAGCGTATAAATCGCAGCAGTTTGTTGTGGCCAGTAGCTTTGATTTGCCCATTGAATCAAATACGCAAGATGTTGTAATTCAAGTTTTTGCCCCCGGTAGCAGTGAAGAGTATGCACGGGTGTTAAAAGCGGGTGGGCTCTTGCTTACCGTGGACCCTGCACCCATGCATTTGTTCGAGTTAAAGTCGCTGGTATACGACAACCCCGCAAAACATGCTGTAGAAAAAGAACAGCGGGTGGGTTTTGAACAAACTTTGGATGAAACCGTCAATTACCCTTTGCATTTCGATAACGATGAACAAAAAATCGCGTTGATAAAAATGACGCCTTATTACTGGCGTTTACCTCCGGATAGATTGGCTGTCATTGTTGAAAAGCTAAACCACGTCACCGTTGATTTTCGTGTTCAAGCTTGGCTAAAAATGCCAGAAACCGCTTGA